One window of Flavobacterium ammonificans genomic DNA carries:
- a CDS encoding LytR/AlgR family response regulator transcription factor, whose product MQFSYVLIDGSQVIEPTLELIKAHDAFLCVAVCANRTEGINKILELKPDVVFMHLDGLSTPDEDAIRLSLLSELHEFLDVMPTIIVLSSSKEQAFDAYQRGVYGYLLHPVDPNELRKCLFRFQKTHQALYADKIAIKSNGDYHFITTRDIVYLKADNNTTDFYLQSGKVITAFKTLKHFEQLLPFYFFRIHHSYVINVGHVSRINLGKNQCYLLNNEIALPFSRTYKEAIDTIIIRIS is encoded by the coding sequence ATGCAATTTTCGTATGTACTTATTGATGGATCCCAAGTCATTGAGCCTACATTAGAATTGATTAAAGCGCACGATGCTTTTTTGTGTGTGGCCGTTTGTGCCAATCGAACCGAGGGCATCAATAAAATATTGGAATTGAAGCCCGATGTTGTTTTTATGCACCTAGACGGATTGTCTACTCCAGATGAAGACGCAATACGACTTTCTTTATTGAGTGAATTGCATGAGTTTTTGGATGTAATGCCTACTATAATCGTTTTGAGTAGTTCGAAAGAACAAGCATTTGATGCCTATCAGCGGGGCGTGTATGGCTATTTGTTGCATCCAGTAGACCCGAATGAGTTGCGCAAATGCTTGTTTCGTTTTCAAAAGACCCACCAGGCTTTGTATGCCGATAAAATTGCTATCAAATCCAATGGTGATTACCATTTTATTACCACGCGGGATATTGTCTATTTGAAAGCCGATAATAATACGACCGATTTTTATTTGCAATCCGGAAAGGTCATTACGGCTTTTAAGACCTTGAAACATTTTGAGCAATTGTTACCTTTTTATTTCTTTCGAATTCACCACAGCTACGTTATTAATGTGGGTCATGTAAGTCGGATTAACTTGGGTAAAAACCAGTGCTATCTGTTGAACAATGAGATTGCCTTACCTTTTTCCAGAACCTATAAAGAAGCTATAGATACGATTATCATTCGGATTTCCTGA